In a single window of the Raphanus sativus cultivar WK10039 chromosome 9, ASM80110v3, whole genome shotgun sequence genome:
- the LOC108825084 gene encoding protein RGF1 INDUCIBLE TRANSCRIPTION FACTOR 1 has translation MKPAWLDALYAEKFFVGCPYHETAKKNEKNVCCLDCCISLCPHCVPSHRYHRLLQVRRYVYHEVIRLEDLQKLIDCSNVQAYTINSAKVVFIKKRPQNRQFKGAGNYCTSCDRSLQEPFIHCSLGCKVEFVMKRYRDINPFIKPCHTLTLGPDYIIPQDLHADDNMAAYETPRSTVVDGDDSMSWSSTSSELGDAATTAHVVRKKRTGFCFCAKSANSYKVVSEDPDDISNCINRRKGIPQRSPLC, from the exons ATG AAACCGGCATGGTTGGATGCGCTTTACGCAGAGAAATTCTTCGTGGGATGTCCGTACCATGAGACGGCAAAGAAAAACGAGAAGAACGTGTGTTGTCTTGATTGTTGCATCAGTCTCTGTCCTCACTGTGTGCCCTCACATAGATATCACAGACTCCTTCAGGTTCGCCGCTATGTGTATCACGAAGTTATTCGGCTTGAAGATCTTCAGAAACTCATCGACTGCTCTAACGTTCAA GCTTATACTATAAATAGTGCCAAAGTGGTGTTCATCAAGAAGAGACCACAGAATCGACAATTCAAAGGGGCTGGTAACTACTGCACTTCGTGTGACCGAAGTCTTCAAGAACCTTTTATCCATTGCTCATTGGGCTGTAAG GTGGAGTTCGTGATGAAACGTTACAGGGATATAAATCCATTCATAAAGCCATGTCACACTCTTACCCTAGGTCCTGACTACATCATCCCACAAGACTTACACGCAGATGATAATATGGCTGCCTACGAGACTCCACGATCAACGGTCGTAGACGGTGATGATTCCATGAGCTGGTCGTCTACTTCCTCCGAACTAGGAGATGCTGCGACCACCGCCCATGTCGTTAGGAAAAAGCGAACCGGTTTCTGCTTCTGTGCCAAATCGGCTAATAGTTATAAAGTAGTTTCGGAGGATCCTGACGATATTTCCAATTGCATTAATCGGCGCAAAGGCATTCCTCAACGATCTCCTCTCTGTTAA
- the LOC108828495 gene encoding uncharacterized protein LOC108828495 isoform X1: protein MLCSRSKTVFILFSFLLVATAISITEKEARSVEEEWGTSVKERFMAEKNGENSSLILAAKRTKRKDPTDNFNLYTGGWNISNTHYWTSVAYTAVPFFVIAGVWFVFFGLSLSLICLCYCCCARQPYGYSRVAYALSLILLLTFTIAAIVGCVFLYTGQGKFHASTTDTLDYVVRQANFTSESLRNVSDYLNAAKKVDVQSIVLPGDVLSSIDNIQGKINSSATTLSVQTMENQDRIQNVLDDMRLALIIIAAVMLFLAFIGFLLSIFGLQCLVYTLVILGWILVTGTFILCGVFLLLHNVVGDTCVAMDQWVLNPTAHTALDDILPCVDNATASETLSQTKDVTYKLVEIVDNIINTMANKNFPPQARPFYYNQSGPLMPLLCNPFNADLSDHQCKPGEVHLNNATEVWKNYTCEYITPGTCSTPGRLTPKLYTQMAAAVNVSYGLNKYGPFLADLRGCNFVRSTFTDIERDHCPGLRRYTQWIYVGLVLVSTAVMLSLVFWVIYARERRHRVYTKDYNAMHSEAPRDKGPQ, encoded by the exons ATGTTGTGTTCCAGATCTAAAACAGTGTTCATActtttttcatttcttcttgTCGCCACTGCAATATCTATAACTg AAAAGGAAGCAAGAAGTGTTGAAGAAGAATGGGGGACGAGTGTAAAAGAAAGGTTTATGGCAGAGAAAAATGGAGAAAACTCGTCTCTGATTCTTGCTGCAAAGAGAACAAAGAGGAAAGATCCCACTGATAATTTCAACCTTTACACTGGTGGATGGAACATAAGCAATACCCATTACTGGACT TCTGTTGCTTATACGGCAGTGCCTTTCTTTGTGATAGCAGGAGTCTGGTTTGTGTTCTTCGGGCTATCCTTGTCTCTCATTTGCCTTTGCTATTGCTGCTGTGCCCGTCAGCCTTACGGATATTCCAGGGTTGCTTATGCTCTCTCCCTTATCCTCCTCTTAACATTCACAATCGCTgcaat TGTGGGATGTGTTTTCCTTTACACGGGTCAAGGGAAATTTCATGCAAGCACAACAGATACTTTGGACTATGTGGTGAGACAGGCAAATTTCACGTCAGAAAGCCTCAGGAATGTGTCGGATTATCTCAATGCAGCTAAGAAGGTGGATGTGCAATCCATCGTTCTTCCAGGGGATGTTTTGTCCAGCATCGACAACATACAAGGAAAGATCAACTCCTCTGCAACTACTCTTTCTGTTCAAacgatggagaatcaagacaGGATTCAAAATGTCTTGGACGACAT GAGACTTGCACTCATCATCATCGCTGCTGTGATGCTTTTTCTTGCCTTCATTGGATTCT TACTCTCCATCTTTGGACTGCAGTGCCTTGTATATAC GTTGGTGATCCTTGGTTGGATTCTTGTCACCGGTACTTTCATCTTGTGTGGTGTATTTCTGCTTCTACACAA CGTTGTTGGGGATACGTGTGTGGCCATGGACCAATGGGTGCTAAACCCTACAGCTCACACCGCTCTAGACGATATTCTACCATGCGTTGATAACGCAACCGCTAGCGAGACATTGAGTCAGACAAAGGATGTGACATACAAGTTGGTTGAAATTGTTGACAATATCATCAACACCATGGCCAACAAGAACTTCCCGCCTCAAGCCCGACCCTTTTATTACAACCAGTCTGGCCCCCTAATGCCTTTGCTCTGTAACCCCTTCAATGCTGATCTCTCTGACCACCAGTGCAAGCCCGGTGAGGTCCATTTGAACAATGCAACAGAG GTGTGGAAGAACTACACTTGCGAATATATAACACCAGGAACATGTAGCACACCCGGACGTCTGACCCCAAAGCTTTACACCCAGATGGCTGCAGCAGTTAATGTAAGCTATGGTCTGAACAAGTATGGTCCATTCTTGGCAGATCTGCGTGGGTGCAACTTTGTGAGGTCCACATTCACTGATATAGAGAGGGATCATTGCCCTGGACTGAGGAGATACACGCAGTGGATCTATGTGGGTCTTGTTCTGGTATCCACTGCTGTAATGCTGTCTTTGGTCTTTTGGGTTATATACGCCCGGGAGAGGAGGCACCGGGTTTACACCAAAGACTACAATGCTATGCATTCTGAAGCTCCACGGGACAAGGGCCCGCAGTGA
- the LOC108828495 gene encoding uncharacterized protein LOC108828495 isoform X2, producing MLCSRSKTVFILFSFLLVATAISITEKEARSVEEEWGTSVKERFMAEKNGENSSLILAAKRTKRKDPTDNFNLYTGGWNISNTHYWTESGLCSSGYPCLSFAFAIAAVPVSLTDIPGVGCVFLYTGQGKFHASTTDTLDYVVRQANFTSESLRNVSDYLNAAKKVDVQSIVLPGDVLSSIDNIQGKINSSATTLSVQTMENQDRIQNVLDDMRLALIIIAAVMLFLAFIGFLLSIFGLQCLVYTLVILGWILVTGTFILCGVFLLLHNVVGDTCVAMDQWVLNPTAHTALDDILPCVDNATASETLSQTKDVTYKLVEIVDNIINTMANKNFPPQARPFYYNQSGPLMPLLCNPFNADLSDHQCKPGEVHLNNATEVWKNYTCEYITPGTCSTPGRLTPKLYTQMAAAVNVSYGLNKYGPFLADLRGCNFVRSTFTDIERDHCPGLRRYTQWIYVGLVLVSTAVMLSLVFWVIYARERRHRVYTKDYNAMHSEAPRDKGPQ from the exons ATGTTGTGTTCCAGATCTAAAACAGTGTTCATActtttttcatttcttcttgTCGCCACTGCAATATCTATAACTg AAAAGGAAGCAAGAAGTGTTGAAGAAGAATGGGGGACGAGTGTAAAAGAAAGGTTTATGGCAGAGAAAAATGGAGAAAACTCGTCTCTGATTCTTGCTGCAAAGAGAACAAAGAGGAAAGATCCCACTGATAATTTCAACCTTTACACTGGTGGATGGAACATAAGCAATACCCATTACTGGACT GAGTCTGGTTTGTGTTCTTCGGGCTATCCTTGTCTCTCATTTGCCTTTGCTATTGCTGCTGTGCCCGTCAGCCTTACGGATATTCCAGG TGTGGGATGTGTTTTCCTTTACACGGGTCAAGGGAAATTTCATGCAAGCACAACAGATACTTTGGACTATGTGGTGAGACAGGCAAATTTCACGTCAGAAAGCCTCAGGAATGTGTCGGATTATCTCAATGCAGCTAAGAAGGTGGATGTGCAATCCATCGTTCTTCCAGGGGATGTTTTGTCCAGCATCGACAACATACAAGGAAAGATCAACTCCTCTGCAACTACTCTTTCTGTTCAAacgatggagaatcaagacaGGATTCAAAATGTCTTGGACGACAT GAGACTTGCACTCATCATCATCGCTGCTGTGATGCTTTTTCTTGCCTTCATTGGATTCT TACTCTCCATCTTTGGACTGCAGTGCCTTGTATATAC GTTGGTGATCCTTGGTTGGATTCTTGTCACCGGTACTTTCATCTTGTGTGGTGTATTTCTGCTTCTACACAA CGTTGTTGGGGATACGTGTGTGGCCATGGACCAATGGGTGCTAAACCCTACAGCTCACACCGCTCTAGACGATATTCTACCATGCGTTGATAACGCAACCGCTAGCGAGACATTGAGTCAGACAAAGGATGTGACATACAAGTTGGTTGAAATTGTTGACAATATCATCAACACCATGGCCAACAAGAACTTCCCGCCTCAAGCCCGACCCTTTTATTACAACCAGTCTGGCCCCCTAATGCCTTTGCTCTGTAACCCCTTCAATGCTGATCTCTCTGACCACCAGTGCAAGCCCGGTGAGGTCCATTTGAACAATGCAACAGAG GTGTGGAAGAACTACACTTGCGAATATATAACACCAGGAACATGTAGCACACCCGGACGTCTGACCCCAAAGCTTTACACCCAGATGGCTGCAGCAGTTAATGTAAGCTATGGTCTGAACAAGTATGGTCCATTCTTGGCAGATCTGCGTGGGTGCAACTTTGTGAGGTCCACATTCACTGATATAGAGAGGGATCATTGCCCTGGACTGAGGAGATACACGCAGTGGATCTATGTGGGTCTTGTTCTGGTATCCACTGCTGTAATGCTGTCTTTGGTCTTTTGGGTTATATACGCCCGGGAGAGGAGGCACCGGGTTTACACCAAAGACTACAATGCTATGCATTCTGAAGCTCCACGGGACAAGGGCCCGCAGTGA